A window of Candidatus Niyogibacteria bacterium contains these coding sequences:
- a CDS encoding glycosyltransferase family 4 protein, whose protein sequence is MTARKKILYIITKSIWGGATKYTYDLAVNLPRDKFEVWIAAGPPKKGENLFVALKNADVHCLTVKNFQKSVNPFKDIFAFFEILNLIKKIKPDIIHVSSSKAGGLAGLAIFVLKTLKPAAYNLKSIFTVHGWAFHENRPEWQCWLIKLLSRLTVFFYDCAIAVSEFDRVSAIKNKIAPAEKIITIHNGINSDSLNFLNKTEARQKLAVPNTADGLWIGTIGEFTKNKGHKFLIEAAAELIKKYPKMKFIIIGHRSEIGGEKQKCFSLIANYSLQNNVFLIDSPRSAAKYLKAFDIFIFPSLKEGLAYALLEAGLAELPVIATETGGNPEIITDQQEGLLIKRADVQEIVKAAEKLAANNNLRQTFAKNLRQKIIREFSFEKQLSKTIGLYLS, encoded by the coding sequence ATGACGGCCAGAAAGAAAATACTTTATATCATCACTAAATCCATCTGGGGCGGAGCGACCAAATACACTTATGATTTGGCGGTTAATTTGCCGCGGGATAAATTTGAAGTCTGGATTGCCGCCGGCCCTCCGAAAAAAGGCGAAAATCTTTTTGTTGCGCTTAAAAATGCCGACGTTCATTGTTTAACCGTAAAAAATTTCCAAAAATCCGTAAATCCATTTAAAGACATTTTCGCTTTTTTTGAAATTTTAAATTTAATTAAAAAAATAAAGCCGGATATCATTCACGTTTCCAGTTCTAAAGCCGGCGGCCTCGCCGGCCTGGCAATTTTTGTTTTAAAAACCTTGAAACCCGCGGCTTATAATCTCAAATCTATTTTTACCGTTCACGGCTGGGCTTTTCACGAAAACCGCCCTGAATGGCAGTGTTGGCTGATAAAATTATTAAGCCGTTTAACCGTATTTTTCTATGATTGTGCTATCGCTGTTTCCGAATTTGACCGCGTTTCGGCGATCAAAAATAAAATCGCGCCAGCGGAAAAAATTATCACCATTCATAACGGCATAAATTCCGATTCTCTGAATTTTTTGAACAAAACTGAAGCGCGGCAAAAATTGGCGGTTCCAAATACGGCCGACGGACTCTGGATCGGAACAATCGGCGAATTTACCAAAAACAAAGGGCATAAATTTCTGATTGAAGCGGCCGCTGAACTGATAAAAAAATATCCGAAAATGAAATTTATAATAATCGGCCATCGTTCGGAAATAGGCGGAGAAAAACAAAAATGCTTTTCGCTCATTGCCAATTATTCATTGCAAAATAATGTTTTTCTTATTGACAGCCCGCGGAGCGCGGCAAAATATCTTAAAGCTTTTGATATTTTTATTTTTCCCTCTCTCAAAGAAGGCTTGGCTTACGCGCTTTTGGAAGCAGGCTTGGCCGAACTGCCGGTAATCGCCACGGAAACGGGCGGCAATCCTGAAATAATTACCGACCAACAGGAAGGACTTTTAATAAAACGGGCTGATGTTCAAGAAATCGTAAAAGCCGCAGAAAAACTAGCCGCCAATAACAATCTTCGCCAAACTTTCGCTAAAAATCTGCGCCAAAAAATCATCCGTGAATTTTCTTTTGAAAAACAATTGTCAAAAACCATCGGCCTTTATCTGTCCTGA
- a CDS encoding glycosyltransferase family 4 protein, which translates to MEEINIKPSIIIFSTAYLPFVGGAEIAVKEITDRINNFQFDMITARLGGKLPKSERIGNVNVYRIGFGVPMLDKYLLPFWGCFKAHNLHKKKHYRALWSIMASYAGFGALFFKIFQPKIPFVLTLQEGDSEKHILKRVGIFYSLWKKIFKKADYIQAISNYLADFARRYGAVCPIEVVPNGVDINKFTPPNFQKKFSGAKKAKEEKIIITVSRLVEKNAVQDIVEAMKYLPENVKLFILGNGLEEKNLKSLISNLKIKDRVSMFGAISHKELPKYLARADIFIRPSLSEGMGNSFIEAMAAGLPVIGTPVGGIVDFLKDGETGLFCKVRDPKSIAEKVKMLLADNRLRQKIISNAQRLVFEKYGWDKISNQMNQLLTQISKGL; encoded by the coding sequence ATGGAAGAAATAAACATAAAACCGTCTATAATCATTTTTTCCACCGCTTATTTGCCGTTCGTGGGAGGAGCGGAAATCGCCGTTAAAGAAATAACCGACCGGATCAATAATTTTCAATTTGATATGATTACCGCCCGTTTAGGCGGAAAATTGCCGAAAAGCGAAAGAATAGGCAATGTTAATGTTTATCGGATAGGTTTTGGCGTTCCAATGCTGGATAAATATCTGCTGCCGTTTTGGGGCTGTTTTAAAGCTCATAATTTGCATAAAAAAAAACATTATCGCGCTTTATGGTCAATTATGGCTTCTTACGCCGGTTTTGGCGCTCTATTTTTTAAAATTTTTCAGCCAAAAATCCCGTTTGTTTTAACTTTGCAGGAAGGGGATTCGGAAAAACATATTTTAAAACGAGTGGGCATTTTTTATTCTCTTTGGAAAAAAATTTTTAAGAAAGCCGACTATATCCAGGCGATCAGCAATTATCTGGCGGATTTTGCGAGGCGATATGGCGCGGTTTGCCCGATTGAAGTGGTGCCGAACGGAGTGGACATAAATAAATTCACCCCGCCAAATTTTCAGAAAAAATTTAGCGGAGCAAAAAAAGCAAAAGAAGAAAAAATTATTATTACTGTTTCGCGCTTGGTTGAAAAAAACGCGGTTCAAGATATTGTGGAGGCGATGAAATATCTACCGGAAAATGTTAAGTTGTTTATCCTTGGAAACGGCTTGGAAGAAAAAAATCTCAAATCTTTAATTTCAAATCTCAAAATTAAAGACAGAGTTTCTATGTTCGGCGCAATTTCCCATAAAGAATTGCCGAAATATCTGGCTAGGGCCGATATTTTTATCCGTCCTTCGCTTTCCGAAGGAATGGGAAATTCGTTTATTGAAGCAATGGCAGCCGGCCTTCCGGTGATCGGCACGCCGGTCGGAGGCATTGTTGATTTTTTGAAAGATGGAGAGACCGGCTTGTTCTGCAAAGTCCGCGATCCAAAAAGCATCGCGGAGAAAGTGAAAATGCTTTTAGCCGATAACCGCTTAAGGCAGAAAATTATTTCAAATGCCCAAAGATTGGTTTTTGAAAAATACGGCTGGGATAAAATAAGCAATCAAATGAACCAGCTATTGACACAAATTTCCAAAGGATTATAA
- the pheS gene encoding phenylalanine--tRNA ligase subunit alpha, producing MDSIDQIQKTALKDIEKAADEEALKSLKIEYLGRKGKLTKILRELKNLAVEERVLTGKKANLLRRELEENFNKKENLLKARIKKTAFSEEQIDVTLPGRKTLIGHLHPLTKIRNEVEEIFTALGFVVAEGPEMETEHYNFDALNIPADHPAREMWDTFWVDETGAANGKKFLLRVHTSPVQIRYMETHQPPFRLIAPGKVFRYEATDASHDIQFYQVEGLIVGKDTSAANFKNLIPVFFKKLFNKEVKIRLRPSYFPFVEPGFEVDMSCIQCAGKGCPVCSRTGWLEIMGAGMVHPNVFKAVGYNPRLWQGIAFGVGLDRIAMMKYKIPDIRFFHANDIRFLKQF from the coding sequence ATGGATTCCATTGATCAAATTCAAAAAACGGCCTTAAAAGACATTGAAAAAGCCGCTGATGAAGAGGCTTTAAAATCATTAAAGATTGAATATCTCGGCCGGAAAGGAAAGCTTACTAAAATTTTAAGGGAATTGAAGAATTTAGCGGTTGAAGAGCGTGTTTTAACCGGAAAAAAAGCTAATTTGCTTCGCCGGGAACTGGAGGAAAATTTTAACAAAAAAGAAAATTTATTGAAAGCGCGGATAAAAAAGACGGCTTTTTCAGAAGAACAGATTGACGTTACTTTGCCGGGCAGAAAGACGCTGATCGGCCATCTTCATCCTTTGACTAAAATAAGGAATGAAGTGGAAGAAATTTTTACGGCTTTGGGATTTGTTGTCGCCGAAGGGCCGGAAATGGAAACCGAACATTATAATTTTGACGCTTTGAATATTCCGGCTGACCATCCGGCGCGCGAAATGTGGGATACTTTTTGGGTTGATGAAACCGGCGCGGCAAACGGAAAAAAATTTTTGCTCCGCGTCCATACTTCGCCCGTCCAGATCCGTTATATGGAAACTCATCAGCCGCCGTTTCGCCTGATCGCGCCGGGAAAAGTTTTCAGATACGAAGCCACGGACGCTTCGCACGATATCCAATTTTATCAGGTTGAGGGACTGATTGTCGGTAAAGATACCAGCGCGGCTAATTTCAAGAATCTTATTCCTGTTTTTTTTAAAAAACTTTTTAATAAAGAAGTTAAAATCAGGCTTCGGCCGAGTTATTTCCCTTTTGTTGAACCGGGTTTTGAAGTGGATATGTCTTGCATCCAATGCGCGGGAAAAGGATGTCCGGTTTGCTCCAGAACCGGCTGGCTGGAAATTATGGGCGCGGGAATGGTTCATCCTAATGTTTTTAAGGCGGTTGGTTATAATCCGCGGCTTTGGCAAGGCATTGCTTTTGGCGTCGGATTGGACAGGATCGCGATGATGAAATATAAAATTCCGGATATCAGATTTTTTCACGCCAATGACATCAGATTTCTTAAACAATTTTAA